The following proteins come from a genomic window of Alicyclobacillus dauci:
- a CDS encoding D-alanyl-D-alanine carboxypeptidase family protein, which yields MRRMKCRPLWRVQIGLVFAAFLLSIGICSERVETVRAASSGPYVNAKAAIVYDATTRKVLYDKQADTPMYPASTTKLMTAILLVQHLDPDAPIYIGTEAAHQPKVRLGVKPGTTIAADDALRALLMKSANDVAFGIAQSVGGSQAGFARMMNVEARMLGCTHTRFVTPNGLHADAHTTSARDIALILAEAVKYPRIVEAMQTKSHTVAGKSINNTNRILYNSSAAIGEYIGGKTGFTSKAMYCLATATRQHGHVRISVVFGAPRKSLMYRETIRLLTWSNKHFPADDVENKQAPSHP from the coding sequence ATGAGAAGGATGAAGTGTCGCCCGCTGTGGCGGGTTCAAATTGGACTTGTGTTTGCTGCATTTTTATTGTCCATAGGTATTTGTTCCGAACGGGTAGAGACAGTCCGTGCAGCGTCATCTGGACCGTATGTGAACGCAAAAGCGGCGATTGTCTATGACGCAACGACACGAAAAGTACTGTATGACAAGCAAGCGGATACCCCGATGTATCCCGCGAGCACGACGAAATTGATGACGGCCATTTTGCTCGTTCAGCATCTTGACCCAGATGCCCCCATCTACATAGGTACCGAGGCTGCTCACCAACCCAAAGTTCGCCTGGGCGTTAAACCGGGAACGACGATTGCCGCGGATGACGCACTCAGAGCACTCTTAATGAAGAGTGCGAATGACGTGGCGTTCGGCATCGCGCAGAGCGTCGGCGGATCCCAAGCCGGCTTCGCACGGATGATGAACGTTGAAGCGAGAATGCTCGGATGTACGCATACTCGATTTGTTACGCCGAACGGCTTACACGCAGATGCGCACACGACGTCGGCTCGAGATATCGCACTCATCCTCGCAGAGGCTGTCAAATACCCGCGAATTGTCGAAGCGATGCAGACGAAATCGCACACGGTGGCGGGAAAGTCCATCAATAACACCAATCGGATTCTCTACAACTCCAGCGCGGCAATTGGAGAGTACATTGGCGGCAAGACCGGTTTTACATCGAAGGCCATGTACTGTTTAGCGACGGCGACGCGTCAACACGGTCACGTCCGAATCAGTGTCGTATTCGGTGCTCCTCGCAAGAGTCTCATGTACCGCGAAACCATTCGTCTTCTCACGTGGTCTAATAAACATTTCCCGGCAGACGATGTCGAGAACAAGCAGGCACCTAGTCACCCGTGA
- a CDS encoding fumarylacetoacetate hydrolase family protein, translating into MKSASSVKTDIRNIFCVGRNYRDHATELGNAVPTEPMIFGKFTHALEEARGTVELPSERGEIHHELEIVLYIAKQVTLESTARDVVGAIALGLDLTDRSAQSRLKEKGHPWEFAKSFVGSAVITDFYAFDDFSQVEQAKFRLEINGKSVQEGVPTDMVFDFTTLIRYTHKHFGLNQGDILFTGTPAGVGPLRDGDTCILRLNDTVVGEFHVTQSTNG; encoded by the coding sequence ATGAAATCTGCCTCATCAGTTAAAACGGATATTCGGAATATTTTCTGTGTTGGAAGAAACTACCGCGATCACGCCACGGAACTCGGTAATGCCGTTCCCACCGAGCCAATGATTTTTGGGAAGTTTACTCATGCCTTGGAGGAGGCCCGCGGTACGGTGGAGTTGCCATCCGAGCGCGGAGAGATCCATCATGAGTTAGAAATTGTGCTTTATATAGCGAAACAAGTGACGTTGGAATCGACAGCGAGGGATGTCGTCGGGGCAATCGCCCTCGGACTGGACTTGACGGACAGATCTGCGCAGTCACGACTGAAGGAGAAAGGCCACCCGTGGGAGTTTGCCAAAAGCTTTGTCGGATCCGCCGTCATCACTGACTTTTACGCGTTTGACGACTTCTCACAAGTGGAACAAGCGAAGTTCCGCCTGGAGATCAACGGTAAATCCGTACAAGAGGGTGTCCCGACGGATATGGTGTTCGACTTTACAACATTGATTCGATACACGCATAAACATTTTGGTCTGAATCAAGGTGATATTCTCTTTACGGGCACGCCTGCAGGCGTCGGGCCCTTGCGTGATGGGGATACTTGTATTCTTCGCTTAAATGATACGGTCGTGGGTGAATTTCACGTCACTCAATCGACGAATGGCTGA
- the dusB gene encoding tRNA dihydrouridine synthase DusB, translated as MKVNIAGVTLDNPVILAPMAGVCNPPFRILAKGLGAGMVCAEMVSDKALVHGSAKSQRMLTILPDEHPVSLQLMGYDKDSMERAAAMVGETNADLIDINMGCPVLKIYKNGSGAALARDPKYAAEIVRAVVSHVDKPVTVKFRKGWDDDHVNAVEVALAVQEAGAQAVAVHGRTAKQLYSGRADWDIIRRVKEAVKIPVIGNGDVSEPEDAKRLMEETGCDAVMVGRAALGNPWIFREIAHYLETGDKLDAPSLQERIDVTVRHMHLLVEHKGEVIGVREMRKHAAWYIKGLPGSAEMRTLINQQTTMAGMESILLAYVEQMLGRQSA; from the coding sequence ATGAAAGTGAACATCGCCGGTGTGACGTTGGATAACCCAGTCATCTTGGCGCCAATGGCAGGAGTTTGTAATCCGCCTTTTCGAATTCTGGCAAAAGGGCTCGGCGCCGGAATGGTTTGTGCTGAGATGGTCAGTGATAAAGCGCTCGTCCACGGGAGCGCAAAATCGCAGCGCATGCTGACGATTTTACCTGATGAACACCCTGTCAGCCTACAGTTGATGGGTTATGACAAGGACTCCATGGAGCGAGCTGCAGCGATGGTCGGTGAGACGAACGCAGATCTCATCGATATCAACATGGGGTGTCCTGTCCTGAAAATTTACAAAAACGGATCAGGTGCAGCCCTTGCGCGCGATCCTAAATACGCGGCCGAGATCGTGCGTGCTGTTGTCAGTCATGTGGACAAGCCGGTGACCGTCAAGTTCCGCAAGGGCTGGGATGACGATCACGTGAACGCCGTCGAAGTCGCCCTCGCCGTTCAAGAGGCCGGCGCGCAGGCGGTGGCTGTTCACGGACGCACGGCAAAGCAGTTGTACTCCGGACGGGCGGATTGGGACATCATTCGCCGCGTCAAAGAAGCTGTCAAGATTCCTGTCATCGGCAACGGAGACGTCAGTGAACCGGAGGACGCGAAGCGTCTCATGGAGGAGACAGGCTGCGATGCGGTTATGGTTGGCCGAGCAGCGCTGGGGAATCCATGGATTTTCCGTGAAATCGCCCATTATTTAGAGACCGGGGACAAGCTTGATGCGCCAAGCTTGCAGGAGCGCATCGACGTGACGGTACGTCACATGCACTTGCTTGTTGAACACAAAGGTGAAGTGATTGGCGTCCGCGAAATGCGTAAACACGCGGCTTGGTATATCAAGGGTCTGCCTGGATCTGCGGAAATGCGTACGCTTATCAATCAACAGACGACGATGGCTGGTATGGAGAGCATCCTGCTTGCATACGTCGAACAGATGCTGGGTCGCCAGTCTGCGTAA
- the lepB gene encoding signal peptidase I, producing the protein MGQQKRQNWLTGWLLPIVIGVAIALCIRQWVVSAAYVPSESMYPTIPNPCYILVNKLATNLHGVKRGEVVVFHFPDEPTQLYVKRVVGLPGDKVTVTPTSVYINGKLLAEPNPKISKDNTRGFGTYQVPAGHYFMMGDNRPVSDDSRFWTNKYVSRSAIVGEADFVLFPFNKITRIAQHF; encoded by the coding sequence ATGGGCCAACAAAAACGTCAAAATTGGCTAACCGGTTGGCTGCTGCCGATCGTGATCGGTGTAGCAATCGCATTGTGTATACGCCAATGGGTGGTCAGTGCGGCATATGTTCCTTCGGAGTCCATGTACCCGACCATTCCGAACCCGTGTTACATTCTCGTGAACAAACTGGCAACAAACCTGCATGGGGTAAAGCGCGGCGAGGTCGTCGTCTTTCATTTTCCGGATGAGCCAACACAACTGTACGTGAAGCGCGTTGTCGGGTTACCTGGTGACAAAGTGACGGTGACACCGACCTCCGTGTATATCAACGGAAAGCTTCTAGCGGAACCCAACCCGAAGATTTCCAAGGATAATACACGTGGATTTGGAACGTATCAAGTACCTGCGGGACACTATTTCATGATGGGTGACAATCGCCCTGTTTCTGATGACAGTCGATTCTGGACGAATAAGTACGTTTCTCGTTCTGCCATCGTCGGCGAAGCTGACTTCGTTCTTTTCCCATTCAACAAGATCACCCGTATCGCTCAACACTTTTAG
- a CDS encoding MFS transporter has protein sequence MSDYSIRTSSKSISAARILTSSGFGLLFDSFDVGLLSYVLVSLSKQWHLSHTVTGLVASVSMIGMAVGSALAGSLADKFGRRSIFLWTLLIYSIATGLSAFASGIGIFFVLRFFVGLGLGGELPVATTYVLESSPETVRGRRVVYLEMFWAFGSLVAALVSFFVIPSAGWRVVFLIGAIPALYTIVLRFALPETPKYRGLQKRPSMGKALKQVWSGGLARRSMVTWILWFVMNYVYYGMFLWLPSVLSDKGYSLVHSLGYSLVMTLAQVPGYLTAAWLVEKWGRKRTLVTAMFLSGLSALGFGFAQTTAWLIIFGLLLSYFMLAAFAGTYIFTVEQFPTVARATGMGWAAGFGRIGSTLAPFITGWLLGAHLGYGWVFGIFFAVMIVGFIIVTTLGYETKGVDIK, from the coding sequence ATGTCGGATTACAGCATTCGCACGTCCTCAAAGAGCATCTCTGCCGCAAGGATTCTGACCTCGTCCGGCTTTGGGTTGTTGTTCGATTCATTCGACGTGGGCCTCTTGTCATACGTGCTGGTGTCCCTCTCAAAGCAGTGGCACTTGTCGCATACGGTCACGGGCCTGGTCGCGAGTGTAAGCATGATCGGGATGGCCGTTGGCTCTGCACTTGCGGGGTCACTAGCGGATAAGTTTGGCCGTCGCAGCATCTTCCTATGGACACTACTGATATACAGCATCGCGACAGGATTGTCAGCGTTCGCATCCGGAATTGGGATTTTCTTCGTCTTGCGCTTCTTTGTCGGATTGGGGCTGGGCGGTGAGTTGCCTGTCGCAACGACATACGTCCTGGAATCGTCGCCCGAGACCGTCAGGGGACGACGAGTGGTCTATCTAGAGATGTTTTGGGCATTTGGGTCGCTCGTTGCAGCATTGGTTTCTTTTTTCGTTATTCCATCAGCTGGTTGGCGAGTCGTTTTCCTCATCGGTGCCATACCGGCACTGTATACGATTGTCCTGCGATTTGCGTTGCCCGAAACACCGAAATACAGGGGTTTGCAAAAACGTCCATCGATGGGAAAGGCACTCAAGCAAGTTTGGTCCGGTGGTTTGGCCCGACGTTCCATGGTCACATGGATTCTTTGGTTTGTTATGAACTACGTCTACTATGGAATGTTCTTATGGCTTCCGTCCGTTCTTTCCGACAAAGGATATTCCTTGGTTCACAGTCTTGGCTATTCGCTGGTCATGACGCTCGCGCAAGTACCAGGCTATTTGACTGCGGCATGGCTCGTTGAAAAGTGGGGACGTAAACGGACACTCGTCACGGCCATGTTCCTATCCGGACTATCTGCGCTCGGATTCGGCTTTGCCCAGACGACGGCTTGGCTAATTATCTTTGGACTCTTGTTGTCGTATTTCATGCTCGCTGCCTTCGCAGGCACGTATATCTTTACAGTCGAGCAATTTCCGACTGTCGCCAGGGCGACCGGTATGGGTTGGGCTGCTGGATTCGGTCGCATTGGAAGCACCCTCGCACCGTTCATCACGGGCTGGCTGCTTGGTGCCCATCTGGGTTACGGCTGGGTGTTCGGCATTTTCTTTGCGGTAATGATCGTCGGTTTTATCATCGTAACCACACTGGGCTACGAGACGAAGGGTGTCGACATTAAATAA
- a CDS encoding BrxA/BrxB family bacilliredoxin produces the protein MSLELDFYQMMIQPMRDELTQVGFRELRSAEEVDEIMADKAGTTLFVVNSVCGCAGGIARPGVAMALENDKLPDRLVTVFAGQDKEATERARSFFTSMPPSSPSMFLFKDGSLVGVLHRSDIEGSSAQAVAGKLKALFDEYCTAKVN, from the coding sequence GTGAGTTTGGAACTGGATTTTTATCAGATGATGATTCAACCAATGCGTGATGAGTTGACGCAAGTTGGATTTCGCGAACTCCGGTCTGCCGAGGAAGTGGACGAGATCATGGCCGATAAGGCAGGGACAACGTTGTTTGTTGTCAACTCTGTCTGTGGGTGCGCTGGCGGTATTGCTCGTCCGGGCGTGGCTATGGCGCTTGAGAACGATAAATTGCCGGATCGTTTGGTGACGGTTTTCGCCGGTCAAGATAAAGAAGCAACGGAGCGTGCGCGTTCCTTCTTCACCAGCATGCCACCATCGTCTCCGTCTATGTTCTTATTTAAGGACGGATCGCTCGTCGGCGTTTTGCATCGCAGCGACATTGAAGGATCCTCTGCCCAAGCCGTTGCAGGTAAGCTGAAGGCACTGTTCGATGAATACTGCACCGCAAAAGTCAACTAA
- a CDS encoding TM2 domain-containing protein has product MHKSVALAYVLWFFLGYLGIHRMYCGRVGSGVAMLALTVFGGLTVAIFIGHILLMIVGIWWLIDLFLTAGMAAD; this is encoded by the coding sequence ATGCATAAATCCGTTGCGTTAGCCTATGTGCTCTGGTTTTTTCTCGGGTATTTAGGGATTCACCGCATGTATTGCGGACGGGTCGGAAGTGGTGTCGCAATGCTGGCTCTCACCGTGTTTGGGGGTCTCACTGTGGCTATTTTTATCGGACATATCCTGCTCATGATCGTCGGGATCTGGTGGCTCATCGATTTGTTCTTGACTGCAGGTATGGCTGCGGATTGA
- a CDS encoding metallophosphoesterase family protein, whose amino-acid sequence MSELRILHTADVHLGTPFKQLSAQLPADFAGAVRASSEGALKRIVDLAIERAVDVVTIAGDLFDDTDAPVSVQYEVSRQFRRLHAAAIRVVLTHGNHDPVGHDNLFPWPENVHVLGDGGDTPVCTNLVLPIRGWRVQFSGFSYTARELYGSQLSLFKRESDVDVAIALYHGQIGQTSTRHAPYAAASVADVIERRDFDVWALGHVHQHQVLHENVPLVAYPGAPQGRDSSETGPHGVLLISVDTTRRATYEFLPTSVVEWHRFDVDVTEYTDLDAVWQAVHRRFTELGSVQHALVHLHLFGQTPLHQELADENTHGWLQQAIFDEAFSAWIFRFTSACEPEVDLSVWENSDGYIGELLGLLNELEAGSHEDIDMILSQLPAGEREFVQEIMQSPSAKVSIMKQSRQILLNMMKLQNND is encoded by the coding sequence ATGTCTGAATTACGTATCTTGCATACGGCAGATGTCCATCTCGGGACGCCGTTCAAACAGTTATCGGCTCAGTTGCCGGCCGACTTTGCGGGGGCTGTTCGGGCTTCGTCGGAGGGAGCTTTGAAGCGAATCGTCGATTTGGCTATCGAGCGAGCCGTTGACGTGGTCACGATTGCGGGGGATCTGTTTGACGATACAGATGCCCCTGTTTCCGTGCAATACGAAGTATCTCGTCAGTTTCGACGACTGCACGCTGCGGCTATTCGAGTTGTCCTCACTCACGGAAATCACGATCCGGTGGGCCATGACAATCTGTTCCCCTGGCCTGAGAATGTTCACGTCCTTGGCGACGGCGGTGACACGCCAGTCTGCACGAACTTGGTTCTACCGATTCGCGGATGGCGAGTTCAGTTTTCTGGTTTTAGTTATACGGCTAGGGAATTGTATGGTTCTCAATTAAGTCTGTTCAAACGCGAGTCAGATGTGGACGTCGCCATTGCGCTATACCACGGGCAAATCGGTCAGACATCAACAAGGCATGCACCATATGCGGCCGCTTCGGTTGCCGACGTGATCGAACGACGTGACTTTGATGTTTGGGCACTTGGCCACGTCCATCAGCATCAAGTTCTGCACGAGAACGTTCCTCTTGTGGCATATCCGGGCGCACCTCAAGGGCGCGATTCGTCCGAAACAGGTCCGCATGGTGTTCTGCTCATTTCCGTGGACACGACAAGACGGGCAACGTACGAGTTTTTGCCGACGTCAGTTGTTGAGTGGCATCGATTCGATGTGGATGTTACGGAATACACAGATTTGGACGCAGTCTGGCAAGCTGTCCATCGTAGGTTTACTGAACTGGGATCAGTGCAACACGCCCTGGTTCACTTACACTTATTTGGTCAAACTCCGTTGCATCAGGAACTGGCGGACGAAAACACGCATGGCTGGCTGCAACAGGCTATTTTTGATGAAGCGTTCTCAGCATGGATCTTTCGTTTTACCTCGGCATGTGAGCCGGAGGTGGATCTGAGCGTCTGGGAGAATTCGGACGGCTACATAGGCGAACTGCTTGGGTTACTGAACGAACTGGAAGCGGGATCTCATGAGGATATCGATATGATCTTAAGCCAGTTGCCTGCGGGGGAACGGGAATTTGTACAGGAAATCATGCAGTCCCCCTCTGCAAAGGTCTCCATTATGAAACAGTCGCGGCAAATATTGCTGAACATGATGAAACTGCAGAACAACGACTGA
- a CDS encoding AAA family ATPase, protein MRIRTLEIREMGPHHQAEFTFETSGLHVLYGANEAGKSTLLAAIRGSLFGVPRLSEGQPHLRPGAHAKLLVEQETGELVQVERTLTRRQAPRLTFADGTQATGQNELTRVFLELQQIDQVLFESFFTIQLADLVAFVDKPSALANQLFGVRAPMVNPYLLEESLERRAHELYNPNKRATKPELNALGRQLETLRRELSNSHDRAGWYRQTLHRKNELEARKSELFREMSALEQRDRFWKMCAQVRDTVTEFVETEEQMRALGACPIGTWTEWSKVEELHDTVSLWSQDVEQQRATLDGLAVRREALMDAKPLLDVRNDVTRLLQRIERVRQVLSDWRQATVNREQAESERRKLRTSFPSTWSTGQIERVAKIGALDSDLIQMASNVDNRQHAVREALQNCTIALEWERTQKEACALVGKVDHEDPDGAWAALGRREASLLRSRDDIRTDIDRMQTWLDSESTQDRPSLAPKRYPLLGASAGALFVGASVAEGVQRNWVFAALFFVCAIVFFVWGRAANKPQVQQKGNGHIGFPRLRSSLEHVDSEMDTSAIVAQLERQLRQVEGDLESVVQLKSAVPGWQQAAHQRQLREAECRAAKELLAGEEVLYRSALEAASLGDTLWTSTQLTRISEAAREYLQWQSVEQQADKQERQQRDNWTQLTGEVTSLLEAHRESLDLAEANPLLGILRRPIRDLDVAWDIYGQLHEQELRWSNLLDTAIKQSIEAASVEERIRALQGEIEASERRIQHANQQVLSVFRQLGVEDIESYRAVMKREDRRLSLQRKLDGLRQDLILACMGEQNAATVVKTVKQMSHMAIEAERRQAGDALLKAQSDVSAAQEQLWQTNQELLDSQEDGRGSKLRWELAQVEARVASLEETYAALSLARALSRTARARVEAKHSSPVLTLAGVFLQRMTAGRYTDVRIPFGSEGLQTVYVMDGGKASWTLESLSRGTREQVYLSLRLAVIRHYREQGVILPVVLDDPLVNFDDDRTERVLDVLREEAREQPILYLTCHRRFLDQLPVGSEVRMIVMGNESGELV, encoded by the coding sequence ATGCGGATTAGGACACTTGAGATACGCGAAATGGGTCCACATCATCAAGCTGAATTTACGTTTGAGACAAGTGGTCTTCATGTTCTATATGGTGCCAACGAGGCTGGAAAAAGCACGCTTCTCGCCGCCATCCGAGGGTCTCTATTTGGAGTGCCCCGTTTGTCGGAGGGGCAACCGCACTTACGTCCCGGAGCACACGCGAAGCTGCTCGTGGAGCAGGAGACGGGTGAACTTGTACAGGTAGAGCGGACGCTGACTCGGCGCCAGGCGCCGCGTTTGACATTCGCCGATGGTACACAGGCAACAGGTCAGAACGAGCTTACCCGAGTGTTTCTCGAACTGCAACAGATCGATCAGGTTTTATTTGAGTCCTTTTTCACCATTCAGCTTGCAGATTTAGTCGCTTTCGTTGACAAGCCCAGTGCACTCGCGAATCAGCTGTTTGGTGTTCGCGCACCGATGGTCAACCCGTATCTTCTGGAAGAATCATTGGAACGTCGCGCACATGAACTGTACAATCCCAACAAACGCGCAACGAAACCAGAACTAAACGCACTCGGGCGTCAGTTGGAAACGCTTAGGAGAGAGCTGTCGAACAGTCACGACAGGGCCGGCTGGTATCGTCAGACATTACATCGCAAAAATGAACTCGAGGCTAGGAAGAGCGAACTGTTCCGTGAGATGAGTGCGCTTGAGCAACGTGATCGATTCTGGAAAATGTGTGCCCAGGTACGCGATACGGTTACGGAGTTTGTGGAAACAGAGGAACAGATGAGAGCGCTTGGCGCCTGTCCCATCGGGACGTGGACCGAGTGGAGCAAAGTTGAAGAACTCCATGACACGGTGTCACTATGGTCACAGGATGTGGAGCAACAACGAGCAACGCTTGACGGCTTGGCAGTTCGTCGCGAGGCCCTCATGGATGCAAAGCCACTGTTGGATGTGCGAAACGACGTCACGCGATTGCTGCAGCGGATCGAGCGCGTTCGGCAAGTACTGTCGGATTGGCGGCAAGCCACGGTGAATCGAGAACAGGCGGAATCTGAGCGGAGAAAATTACGTACCTCGTTTCCAAGTACCTGGTCAACCGGGCAAATTGAACGTGTCGCCAAGATTGGAGCGCTTGACTCTGATTTGATACAGATGGCAAGTAACGTGGATAATCGACAACATGCAGTGCGGGAAGCGTTGCAGAATTGCACAATTGCGCTTGAGTGGGAACGTACTCAGAAAGAAGCGTGCGCACTTGTCGGGAAAGTTGACCATGAGGACCCAGATGGGGCGTGGGCAGCGCTTGGTCGTCGCGAAGCATCTCTACTCCGAAGTCGTGACGACATCCGGACCGATATAGATCGAATGCAAACGTGGCTGGATAGTGAGTCAACACAGGACCGTCCATCTCTTGCCCCCAAGCGATATCCCTTGTTGGGGGCTTCCGCAGGTGCTCTCTTCGTAGGAGCATCAGTAGCAGAGGGGGTCCAACGGAACTGGGTCTTCGCTGCCCTGTTCTTCGTCTGCGCTATCGTCTTTTTCGTCTGGGGTCGAGCAGCGAACAAGCCCCAGGTGCAACAGAAGGGAAATGGGCACATTGGCTTTCCACGGCTTCGTTCCAGTTTGGAACATGTGGATAGCGAAATGGATACAAGCGCGATTGTAGCTCAATTAGAGAGACAGCTTCGGCAAGTTGAGGGTGATCTCGAGTCTGTTGTGCAGTTAAAGTCGGCTGTACCTGGATGGCAGCAGGCCGCGCACCAGCGCCAGTTGCGCGAAGCCGAATGCCGAGCAGCAAAAGAGCTTCTCGCAGGGGAAGAGGTCTTGTACAGATCGGCATTGGAAGCCGCGAGTCTGGGAGATACACTATGGACAAGTACTCAGTTAACCCGGATTTCAGAAGCGGCTCGGGAATATTTGCAATGGCAAAGCGTCGAACAACAAGCTGATAAGCAGGAACGACAACAAAGAGATAACTGGACCCAGTTAACTGGCGAAGTAACATCTCTGTTGGAAGCGCATCGAGAGAGCTTGGACCTCGCTGAGGCGAACCCACTCCTCGGCATCCTTCGACGTCCAATTCGTGACTTAGACGTAGCGTGGGATATATACGGTCAGTTGCACGAACAAGAATTAAGGTGGTCTAACCTGCTTGACACTGCAATTAAGCAATCCATTGAAGCGGCCTCTGTCGAGGAGCGAATTCGCGCTTTACAGGGCGAGATCGAGGCGAGTGAGCGTCGAATTCAGCATGCCAACCAGCAAGTGTTGAGTGTGTTCCGGCAGTTGGGTGTAGAGGACATCGAATCGTACCGGGCTGTCATGAAACGAGAGGATCGCCGTCTATCCTTGCAACGAAAGTTGGATGGGTTGCGGCAGGACCTCATTCTGGCCTGTATGGGTGAACAAAACGCCGCCACAGTTGTCAAGACGGTGAAACAAATGTCTCATATGGCTATCGAGGCGGAGCGAAGACAGGCAGGAGATGCGCTTCTCAAGGCGCAGTCAGATGTTTCAGCCGCTCAGGAACAACTTTGGCAAACGAACCAAGAACTGTTGGATAGCCAAGAGGATGGACGAGGTTCCAAGCTACGCTGGGAATTGGCTCAGGTTGAGGCGAGAGTAGCTTCACTTGAAGAGACATATGCCGCGCTGTCATTGGCCCGTGCACTCAGTCGTACTGCGCGTGCTCGGGTGGAAGCCAAGCATTCGTCGCCAGTTTTGACCCTTGCGGGCGTTTTTCTGCAACGGATGACAGCAGGGCGCTATACCGACGTCCGAATTCCGTTCGGGAGCGAAGGTTTGCAAACTGTTTACGTCATGGATGGCGGTAAAGCGAGCTGGACGTTGGAAAGCTTATCGCGTGGTACGCGCGAGCAAGTGTATCTTTCGCTTCGGCTCGCAGTGATTCGCCACTATCGAGAACAAGGTGTGATTCTCCCTGTCGTCCTGGATGATCCCCTTGTGAATTTTGACGATGACCGAACAGAGCGAGTACTCGACGTTCTGCGAGAGGAAGCTCGGGAACAGCCGATTCTTTATCTTACATGCCATCGTCGGTTTCTAGATCAATTGCCAGTTGGATCGGAAGTTCGAATGATTGTAATGGGTAACGAAAGTGGTGAGCTGGTTTGA
- a CDS encoding metal-dependent transcriptional regulator: MSRPSGMDAYLEAIYVLNAEGEQVLASKVADYLNVSRPTVSQTLQRMNQAGYVTSGDSKEIILTDEGISRAEDIVRRHRLLERWLTDQLGLDWADAHVEAGRLENSVSPLVESRLEELLGHPTTCPHGNVIPGSGYKQPEGVPLSEAKPDQTVEVIRIVEVAEEDLDLLRFLYRNGFVPGEKLRLEAQNPYEAGVPVHVRGESISLDAAVAARILVRPAEAQ, encoded by the coding sequence ATGTCTCGCCCTAGCGGTATGGATGCATACTTAGAGGCAATTTATGTATTGAATGCAGAAGGCGAGCAGGTGCTTGCTTCAAAAGTAGCAGATTATTTAAACGTGTCTCGGCCAACTGTTTCTCAGACGCTGCAGAGAATGAACCAGGCGGGCTACGTGACGTCGGGCGACAGCAAAGAGATTATCCTGACTGACGAAGGGATCTCCCGTGCCGAAGACATCGTTCGCAGGCATCGCTTGCTCGAGCGGTGGCTAACCGACCAGCTAGGCCTTGATTGGGCGGACGCCCATGTCGAAGCTGGACGCTTGGAGAACAGTGTCTCACCGCTTGTCGAGTCGAGGTTGGAGGAGTTGCTCGGCCATCCCACCACCTGCCCACACGGGAACGTGATCCCGGGCAGTGGGTATAAACAGCCAGAAGGCGTTCCACTGTCGGAGGCAAAACCGGATCAGACTGTGGAAGTCATTCGCATTGTTGAAGTTGCGGAAGAAGACTTGGACTTGCTTCGCTTTCTCTATCGCAACGGATTCGTTCCTGGGGAAAAGCTCCGGCTGGAGGCCCAAAACCCATATGAAGCCGGCGTTCCCGTTCACGTTCGGGGAGAAAGCATCTCGCTCGATGCCGCAGTTGCCGCTAGAATCCTCGTCAGGCCCGCGGAAGCGCAATGA